One stretch of Rhinatrema bivittatum chromosome 8, aRhiBiv1.1, whole genome shotgun sequence DNA includes these proteins:
- the CEBPB gene encoding CCAAT/enhancer-binding protein beta: MQRLLNWDPACVPLPQGFKSMEVANFYYEADCFPFGKLHRGRSMSELAIGDNERAIDFSPYLDPLPQPAAAAGGNFEPPCHDFLADLFADDYKAKKALPDYGTLSLARHGLCAAAAAGKPGDLLGYPHLVETKVEPVFEHLEPYKAPRPGARKEEGAMSGSPPYGVRAAYLAYQSVPSGSSGNLSTSSSSSPPGTPNPAEGGGGRSGYAKGAKGKKAVDKHSDEYKLRRERNNIAVRKSRDKAKIRNMETQHKVLELTAENERLQKKVEQLSRELATLRNLFKQLPEPLLATSGQC, encoded by the coding sequence ATGCAACGCCTGCTCAACTGGGATCCAGCATGCGTCCCGCTCCCACAGGGCTTTAAATCCATGGAAGTGGCTAATTTCTACTACGAGGCGGACTGTTTCCCTTTCGGCAAGCTGCACCGGGGCCGCTCGATGAGCGAACTAGCCATCGGCGACAACGAGAGAGCCATAGACTTCAGCCCTTACCTGGACCCCTTACCGCAGCCCGCCGCAGCAGCAGGGGGCAACTTCGAGCCCCCCTGCCACGACTTCCTCGCCGACCTCTTCGCCGACGACTACAAAGCCAAGAAGGCGCTGCCCGACTACGGCACCCTGAGCCTGGCCCGGCACGGCCTCTGCGCGGCGGCGGCGGCCGGCAAGCCCGGCGACCTGCTGGGCTACCCGCACCTGGTGGAGACCAAGGTGGAGCCCGTCTTCGAGCACCTGGAGCCGTACAAGGCGCCGAGGCCGGGCGCGCGCAAGGAGGAGGGGGCCATGTCGGGCAGCCCGCCCTACGGCGTGCGGGCGGCGTACCTGGCGTACCAGTCGGTGCcgagcggcagcagcggcaacCTCTCCACCAGCTCGTCCTCCAGCCCCCCCGGCACCCCCAACCCGGCCGAGGGCGGCGGCGGCAGGTCCGGCTACGCCAAGGGCGCCAAGGGCAAGAAGGCGGTGGACAAGCACAGCGACGAGTACAAGCTGCGCCGCGAGCGCAACAACATCGCCGTGCGCAAGAGCCGCGACAAGGCCAAGATCCGCAACATGGAGACGCAGCACAAGGTGCTGGAACTGACGGCCGAGAACGAGCGGCTGCAGAAGAAGGTGGAGCAGCTCTCCCGGGAGCTGGCCACgctcaggaacttgttcaaacagCTGCCCGAGCCCCTGCTCGCCACGTCGGGACAGTGCTAG